From a single Hymenobacter sp. YIM 151500-1 genomic region:
- a CDS encoding phosphatase PAP2-related protein — MASFPNPSPTPPATWPQAWQQPAFRMQLATVLGLLGLLAALLPRFFAWVQVRPGYVLPDPLLAYLPAYDVSATAFAVIYLGISLGVATLLPRPWRLLRALWGYLLLHLLRCATLALLPLEPPPGLVLLRDPLVDTFFYASPAPITKDLFFSGHTATLLLLALAVPPGWRRWTLLAGTAAVGLLVLVQHAHYTYDVLAAPVFVWVAWSLTPRPPLPWRGGA, encoded by the coding sequence GTGGCTTCTTTCCCCAACCCCTCTCCTACCCCTCCCGCAACGTGGCCCCAGGCGTGGCAGCAGCCCGCGTTCCGGATGCAGCTGGCAACGGTGCTGGGGCTGCTGGGGCTGCTGGCGGCGCTGCTGCCGCGGTTTTTCGCCTGGGTGCAGGTCCGCCCCGGCTACGTGCTGCCCGACCCATTGCTGGCTTACCTGCCGGCCTATGATGTGTCGGCGACAGCGTTTGCGGTTATCTACCTGGGAATCAGCCTGGGAGTAGCCACGCTGTTGCCCCGGCCCTGGCGGCTGCTGCGGGCGTTGTGGGGCTACCTGCTGCTGCACCTGCTGCGCTGCGCTACCCTGGCCCTGCTGCCCCTGGAGCCGCCGCCGGGCCTGGTCCTGCTCCGCGACCCGCTGGTGGACACGTTCTTCTACGCCTCCCCTGCCCCCATTACCAAAGACCTGTTCTTCTCGGGTCACACTGCCACGCTGCTGCTGCTGGCCCTGGCCGTGCCGCCGGGCTGGCGCCGCTGGACGCTGCTGGCGGGCACAGCGGCCGTGGGGCTGCTGGTGCTGGTGCAGCACGCGCACTACACGTATGATGTGCTGGCGGCGCCGGTGTTTGTGTGGGTGGCGTGGAGCCTCACCCCCCGGCCCCCTCTCCCGTGGAGAGGGGGAGCCTAA